AGGTCCACGGACTCGGTGAACCGCTTCCAGCAGTCCTCCGCGCTCTCTTCGTTCTCGTACGGCTCCCGCTCCAGGCGCCAGGCGACCTCGTCGGCGGGTGGCAGGTCGGCGGGGTCGGCGTACGGCGGGAAGTTGTATGCCGGCAGTCCGTGGAAACGCTCGACATGGTGCACGTAGGACAAGATCAGGCTCCTGAGACTCCGGGTCACGGGTTCGCGGACGCCATCCTCGCGTCTCCGGCCCGTCTCCGGCGGGCGCTTGCTTACCCCGCGGTGGGTAGCGCACCAAATAGTCGGTACTTGTGGGCAGAAGTCCGCCGCCCGAAGATCGGAAACGACCCCGATCCCGACCCCGTTGGCACCCCTGAAGGAGCACCCGCATGTCCGCCACCCCCAAGCCCGCCGTCTCCGTCATCGGCCTCGGCATGATGGGCACCGCCCTGGCCGTCGCCTTCCTCGGCGCCGGGCACCCGGTCACCGTCTGGAACAGATCGCCCGCCAAGACCGGACCGCTGGCCGCCCAGGGCGCCCTTCCGGTGGACACGGCCGCCGAGGCGGTCGCCGCGAGTCCGCTGGTGGTCGTCTGCCTCTCCACGTACGACACGGTCCGCGCCGTCCTCGAACCGCTCTCCGGCCGGTTCACCGGCAAGACCCTCGCCAACCTCACCAACGGCACCCCCGAGCAGGCGCGTTCACTCGCCGCCTGGGCGGCCAAGGAGGGCGCCGGGTATCTCGACGGCGGGATCATGGCCGTTCCGCAGATGATCGCGGGACCGCACGCGTACGCCCTCTACAGCGGTCCGCGGGAGGTCTTCGACGCGCACCGGGAGACGTTCGCGGCGCTCGGCGGCACGAAGTACGTCGGCGAGGACCCCGGACTGGCCGCGCTGTACGACCTGGCGCTGCTCACCGGCATGTACGGGATGATCATGGGGGTGATGCAGGCGTACGCCCTCGTCCGTACGGAGGCCATCGCGGCCACCGAGTTCTCGGAGCTGCTGGTGCCGTGGGTGGGCGCGATGCTCGGCGCCGCGCCCGCGTGGGCGGCGGCGATCGACTCGGGGAAGCACCTGACGGACGTGTCGAGTCTGGCCGTCAATCAGGAGGCGTTCCCGAACCTGCTGAACACGTTCGCCGCGCAGGGGGTGAGCGGCGAGCTGTTCGCCCCCGTCCAGGACCTGCTGGACCGCGCGATCGCCGAGGGGCACGCCGCCGACGGGCTGTCGCGCCTCGCCGACCTGCTGCGTACGCGGCCGGGTCAGCCGTTCCCCGTCTGAAGTTCCACAAGCCGAACTCCGTTGTCAGTGGCGGCCCTTAGTGTCTCCTGCATGGCGACGCTCCCCAATCCCCTGCCCGCTCTGGCCGCCGACCCCTCCGGGCGCTCGGCCGGGCTCCAACTGCCGCCCGGCAAGCTGGTCGACACGACCATCGACGGGACCTGGCACGAACCGCTTCTGTGGTACGCGGACGAGCCGGCGTCCCCGACCGCCTGGGCCGATCTGCTGCCTGCCCGCAGAACGGCCGGACTGCATCCGCTGCTCGTCCACGGTGGTCACCGCGAGCAGTGGCCCGAGGAGTGGGAGCTGAGCCCGGATTCGGTGTCGTATCCGGGTGACCACGACGCGGAGGACGTCCTCGCGGGCTCCTGGGAGGACGTGACGGAGGAGGACGAGTGGCCGGGCCTCGCGGCCCCGCAGGAGTCGTCCACCGATCCCGACAAGGAGGCGGCCGAAGTCGCCTCCATCCTTACTGACGAGGGCAGTTGGATGCACGGCGCGCGCGTCGCCCTGGTCCCGGCCCGCCGCAGCGCGGACATACCGGCGGCCATCGGCTGGACGGGGCCGGTGAACCACGAGGGCGACGTGGCGCGGCTGTCGGCGGTGCTGCGGTCGTGGGAGGACCGTTTCGGGATACGGGTGGTGGCGCTCACGTTCGACCAGCTGGTGGTCTCGGTGGCCGCACCGCCGACGACCCAGGAAGAGGCGGAGGCGGTCGCGGCGGAGCACTTCGCGTTCTGCCCGGACAACGTCAACCAGGGCCGCCACACCACGCTTCCGGCGTACGCGACACATCAGGTGCTGGGCCAGCCGGCGTGGACCTTCTGGTGGGACTGAACCGCCCCTCGATCACACGTCCTTGCGCCGCGCGATCCTCATGCCCGCCGCCACCCCTGCGGGCAGCGACAGGTGAGTATCGCGAGGGGCAACTGGCGTTTGACCATGCGTCGATGGTACGAAGCGTGCCTCCCCCCTAGCCACCGCGCAATCGGCCTGGATCGAGCGGCCCGGTCAGACCACGAACTCGCACCACACGACCTTGCCCGGATGCCGCTCCCCCACCCCCCACTTGTCGGCGACCGCCGCGACGAGCATGAGCCCGCGCCCCGTCTCCCCGTACGGCTCGCGGACAGTCGGCCGCCCGTCACCGCTGTCGTGCACCTCGACCCGGAACGCCCCGTCCGCGAGCAGCGACAGGCTCAGCAAGTAGCCGCGCCCCGGCGGAACTCCGTGCACCAGGGCGTTGGTTGCCAGCTCGCTCACGCACAGCAAGACATCGTCGAGCCGGTCGCCGAGCGCCCAGTCGATCACCGCCTCCCGTACGAACTGCCTGGCGGCGGGCACGGATCGGCGTTCGCGGCGGTAGAAGCGCTCGCGCGGGGCGGGGGGTGGATTGGTCTCATTCACAGGGCGATTGTCACTGGCTGTGAATACGCTTATGCAGTGCGCGCACCCGTACAAAGATTTCGTACGGGCGGTGCGGGCGTGACGTACGGACGGGGACGGGGAGTTGGACGGACATGCGCAGCAAAAAGCAACAGCGGAAGAACACGTCGGCGATGAAGCTCGTGGGCGCGCTGGTCGCCCTCTTCCGGGAGGCGGCGGGCCTGACCCAACGTCAACTCGCGGAGCGCGCCTGCGTACACACGGAGACGATCGCGTCGGTGGAGCAGGGCCGACGGCTGCTGAAGCCTGATCTGGCGGAGCTGCTGGATGAAGTGCTGGAGACAAAAGGTGCGTTGGCGACATCGGTGGATAACATGCCGGAGATCGACCGGTATCCGGTCTGGGCGGCGGCGTACATCGATCAGGAGCAGGAGGCGATCGCCATCTCCTGGTACGAGAACCAGGTGATCCCCGGCCTGCTCCAGACCGAGAACTACTCCTACGCCGTCTTCCAGAACGAGATCCCGGCACTCAGCCAGGACGAGATGCGTGTGCGCGTCGCCGCCCGCTCGGAACGCCAACAGATCCTGCACCGCAAGGTCCCACCCACATGCAGCTTCCTGATCGGCGAAGGCGCGCTCAACGACCGCCTGGGCTCCCCAGCCGTATTCATGGAACAGCTTTGCCATCTCCGGGAGAGCGCCGACCTCCCGGGCCTGACCCTTCAGATCATGCCGTTCGGCAGGGCCACCCACGCAGGGCTCTCCGGACCGTTCATCCTGCTGGAGACAGCCGATCATCAGCACCTCGCCTATGCCGAGACACAGCGGGGCAGCCTCTTCGTCGAAGACCCGGATGAGGTCAGCATCTTGGCGCGCAAATATGCGATGCTGCGGACGCAGGCCCTCAACACCGAAGAGACGAAGGGCCTGTTGGACCGGCTGCTAGGAGAGTAATGAGCACCGCACTGGAGTGGTTCAAGTCCAGCTACAGCACGGAGCAGGGCGGCGCATGCCTCGAAGTCGCCTACCACTGGCACAAGTCGAGCTACAGCACGGAGCAAGGCGGCAACTGCGTCGAGGTCGCCGCGCACCCCGCCGCCGTGCATGTCCGGGACTCCAAGGTCTCCAACGGCCCAGTACTCACCCTTGCCCCCGCCGCCTGGGCGGCCTTCACTGCGGACGTCGCCCGCTGACCGTCGCGCCCACTGCGCCGGTGAGGTGAATACCGCCCCCACACACGCCGTCAGCCGTGACTTTTGCGACCGTTCTGCGCCATAGACAGACCGGACCGTGAGGACTAAGACGAGCAGACGGGCTACCACCAGAGATGAAAGCCACACACACCCTGACCGTCCTGGGCGCGGCGGTGCTGGGCGCCGTACTCCCCGCCACCGGCGCCGCCGCGGACGAGACCCACACGAACTCTCACAACGGGGGTTTCACGCTGCTCTCGATCGGTCAGATCGATGACCCGGCAGAGGACGTCCTGGAACACGCGACGGTGTTCGGCGAGACGCACATCGTTGAGGGCGCGGAAGCACCGGAAGCGGCGGAAGCACCCGAGTCGGCCGACACCGCTTGAGGCGGTCCCGATCGTCAGACAATGACGGGGACGGTCTCGGAGGAATCGGTGGACCAGTTGGTGACGATGGGCTTGTCCACGGTGGCGGTGTCGGGGAGCTGAAGCTCGGCGGGGTCGGGGTCTTCTTCGGTGGTGGCGATGATGACGTTCTCGAATTCCACGCCGCCGTCGGTGTTGGTGGTCTTGGGGCTGATTCCGGTGTATGCCACGGCCTCGCCGCTGAGCTTGATGGGGTCTGCGCCACCCTGCCCGACGGGGGAGGCGACACCGTCGGCGTCCGAACCGAAGGACACGCTGGGGGTGTTGACGTCCAGGTAGCAGGTGATGCCGGACTTGGCCTTGGCAGTGACACGGTAGTAGCCGCCGGCCTGGGTCTCCGAAGTGACCGTGAAGTCCAGGTCGTTGGTACCGCAGGACTGCCCGTAGCCGCTCTTCCCGTCGTCACCGGACTCGCCCTTGTCGGCGGAGCCGCCGGAGTCGGAGGAGTTGTCGCTCCCCGCGCTCCCATCGCTCTCGTCGCTGCCGTCGCTGCCGTCGCTGCCGTCGGAGGCAACGGCGGAGGGCGCGGCCGAGCTGCCGGTGTCCGCGACCTCTTCGGGACCGCAGGCGGTCGTGGTGGCGGCGAGGGCCGTCACGGCCGCGGCGGCCAGGACGAGACGGGCGGAACGGGCGGCGAGACGCGAACGCATCATGATCTCCAACGGCTGTCGGTAGCGGTGTTCCCTGCTGACACCGACGACACTAGGAGCGAGTCGATCCTCAAATGATCCTGCGAATGTCCGGGTTCCGTCTCAGCGAATGGGTTCCAAAAAACGGCATTGGATTTGCAACAGCCCCAGCTCACAGGCCATTTCGCCCCGACGTGACCTGGTGGGAGGTGAAGGCCTGGCCGCTCGCGGAAATCCGCGTCACTCAGCCTCAGCCGTGTAGTGGGCGTGCTGGTTCCTTACGTGCAGGGTGTCAGGGTGATCAGGGCCGAGCACCCGCGTCCGATCACGCACCAGACCCGCATACAAATCCCGCGCCGCTGCCACATCACCCGCCTCAGCCGTACAGAAAGCGTGCCAATCCCGCGCCCGAAGCGTCTCCGGATCATCAGCCCCAAGCACCCGCGTCCGATCACGCACCAAACCCGCATACAAATCCCGCGCCGCTGCCACATCACCCGCCTCAGCCGTGTAGTGGACGTGCTGGTTCCTTACGTGCAGGGTGTCAGGGTGATCAGGGCCGAGCACCCGCGTCCGATCACGCACCAGACCCGCATACAAATCCCGCGCCGCTGCCACATCACCCGCCTCAGCCGTACAGAAAGCGTGCCAATCCCGCGCCCGAAGCGTCTCCGGATCATCAGCCCCAAGCACCCGCGTCCGATCACGCACCAAACCCGCATACGCATCCCGCGCACCAGCCGCATCACCCGCTTCAGCCAGCGCCCGTGCCTCAACGGTGCGTTCTTCCAGGTCCGCGGTAATGGGACGTGTCGTCGGCGGTGGTCGGAGCGGGTCCGTCGGGGCTGCGGATGTCGGACTGCCGAAGCCCTCGATCGCTGCCAGCGCCTTGGCGGGGAGCCAGCTTGCGGCGGCGTGGGGGGCGACGGTCCGGTCCCGATGCTGCCCGAACTCCTCCAACACCTGCCCCAGGGTGGGCCGTACTTCTGGCTCTTTGGCCAGGCACCGCCCTACCACGTCAACCAGCTCGCTGGGCAGGCCGTGCATGTTCGGCGGCTGATACAGCGTCTGTGCCAGGACATCACCCGCGCTCGGCCCCTCGAACGGTGCGTGCCCCGTTGCCGCGAACATCATCACCGCGCCCAGCGCAAACACATCACTGGCCGGCCCGGCCGCTCCCCGGATGTGCTCCGGGGCCATGAACCCCGAGGTGCCCATCACATTCGTGGAAGCCGTACCCACCACGTCCAGTGCCTTGGAGATCCCGAAATCGATCACTCGCGGCCCATCAGCGGTCACCAGCACATTCGCCGGCTTCAGGTCCCGGTGTACCAACTGCGCGCCATGGACGGACAACAGGGCCTCCGCGATACCGGCCGCGACCCACCACACGCCTGCCGGCGGCAGTACTCCAGCCCGCTCGATGAGGACGTCAAGCGGCGGTGCGGCAACGAACGCGACGGCCATCCAGAGCAGATCCGCGTCCGACGGAGACACTTCGACCACGGGCGCGGTGAACGCTCCACTCACCGCCCGAGCCGCTGATGCCTCCCGCACGAAACGCGCCCGGAACCCGTCCTCGTCCGCGAGATGCGGCCGGATCACCTTGACCGCGTACAACCGGGTGCCGAGACCACGAGCCAGGTAGACACGGCCCATTCCACCCTGCCCCAGTACCCGCAGCACCGTATAGGGACCCACCGTCGTCGGGTCCCGGTCTTCCAGCGGACTGCCCCACATCAAATCCGCCACGAAGCTCCCATCACGCGAACTGGCCCTCCGTGGCCCATCATTGCCGAATCGAGTAGATCAACGCCACCGCCGTGACAGGCCCGACCACCGATTAGAGGTCCGCACGCCGAACCACTGCTCGGCGCCGTACTCACCGCAGGCAACGCGCGTTCGAGTTCGTCACGCGGTCGAGGGCCACCGAGGTAGGTGCGCACCTCCGGCGAGGCGAACAGCTCGATGAACGCGGCACGGTCGCGGGCCTCGGACACGCGGAGCACGAGCCGTTCAGTACTGATCGGGGCAGGTGGCCAGGCGACGGGTCCGAGTCCGGTCATGGCAGGAGACTCCCTAGGGATACTGGTCCGGGTCGTTCACAGCTGCTGTCTCCCACTTCGACCCGCCGTTCGGGTAGTCGTACGAGGGCCGCCCCTGCCCGCCGCTCGTACGGAACGGCTTCCCCGCGTCGTCCACCCGGACCGTCCCCTGCCGACCGCCGCTGGACCACTGAAGTTCCAGGTACCAACTGACGTCACGGGCAGAGGCGTTCGCGGTGATGTAGAAGACCTCCGGGTCGGACTCGCTCACCTTGTAGGGGAAGTCGCGCTGGCCCGACTTCGGTACGGAGGCGGGGCGGCCCTCGTCCAGGTTCACGGCGAACGACTTGGTCGACACACCGCCGCCGCAGCCGACCCCCATACCGAAGTCGTTCCAGGCGAGCGGCTCCCCGCTCTCCACCACGCGCACGTCGAGCGACTTGAGTACGACGGTCTCGCTCCCGGTGCCCTGCACGGCCAGTTCGATGAACTGGCTGCCGCTCGCGACCGCGCCGAGCGCGCCCACCCAGCCGGGGGCGTCGGGCTCGGCGGGGGGCGGGGGGACCTGCTCCGGGGGGCGGTCGATCAGATAGCGCTGACTGCACGGGTTCTCGAAGGCGTACGGCTTGGTGCTCACCGTCACCGGCACCCCGCCGACCGCCCCCTTCCCGGCGTCGCCGCCCCCGTTCTCCTTCTCCCGCGGTGTCGCCTTGTCCGACGGACTCGCGCCGCGCGAGGGCGACTTGTCGGGGGACGGTGATCCCGACGGCGAGGCGGACGGCGGGGCCGACTCCGGCGCACCGCCGGCCTCGGTCTCGGACGCGACGGGTGAACGGTCGCTCGACGGGTCGTCGAGAGGACCGAAGACGAGGGCGGGTACGGCGACGGCCACGACGACCGCCGCGGCGGCGAGAGTGACGTACAGACGCTTCCTGCGGCGCGAGGGAGGCGTGGCGCCGACGGGCGGGCCGGCGTCGGGCGCAGGGGCTTCAGCCGGTTCAGCCGGTTCAGTCCGCTCGGAAGACCCGGAAGGCTCTTCCGCCTCCACCGCCCCCGCCGACGCGTTGGCCGGCGGCGCGGACCGCGACCGCCGCCGCGCCTCGTCCGCGAGAATCCACCGCCGGTGCAGCTCCACGAACTCCTCGCCCTTCGCCCCGCACAGCCGCCCGAACCGCTCCGCCACCGCGAAGTCGGCAGGCACGGCGTCGCCGTTGCAGTAGCGGTGCAGCGTGGACGTACTGACATGGAGCTTCGCGGCGAGCGCGCCGTAGCTCTGTCCCGAGCGGTTCTTCAGCTCGGTGAGCAGTTCGGCGAAAGCTCGGGATTCGGTCGTCGCCACTGGCGGTTCCCCTCCACGTACGTGTGCCACAGTGCGCGGCCGTTCCAGGAACGCGTCCCAGGGAAACATCATTCCCGCAGGTCAAAGCCGTCTCAGCGTTCCAGCTTCCCCCATTGTCCCTTGCCGATTGCGCCCGCTTCCGACCGCCCCGCAAGGTGAGTGCAGCACCCGCCGAACGAGGAGGAGCGATCCGAACCCGCCTCCGCGACAGCCTCGTCGATGCCGTGGCCGTCTGCGTACTCATCACCTGCACAGCCGTGCTGCTCGTGCTCATCAACCGCTACTGAACACACCACCACAACGGGAGACAGAGACTCATGCGTAACCTTCGATTCCGCTCGGCCGCCACCACCGCCACCACCGCGCTCGTGGCCGCACTCGCCCTCACCGCCTGCGGGCCGGACGACGTGGTCAACTCCACCCCGAAGCCCGACTCCACGGCCGCCGCCGGCACGGCCACGGACGCGCCGGACGCCAAGGAGAGTGAGCAGCCGCCCGCCGACCAGAACGCGGACAAGGGCAACGGAAACGACAACGCCAGCGACGCCAACGGCAGCGGCGACAGCAGCGCCGGCAAGGGCAGCTCCAAGACCAAGACCACCTCCTGCACCGGCGACAACACCAACGTCACCGTCACCAAGGTCAGCCGGCCCCTCAACCACCTGCTGGTGACCGCCACCAACACCGGCAGCGGCGACTGCCACGCCTACTACGCGCCCCTCCTCGGCTTCGACGAGGCCCAGGCCGTCACCCAGATCAACGAGGACAGCAAGCCGCAGGCCGTGGTCACCCTGTCGCCCGGCCAGTCGGCCTACGCCTCGATCGCGCTGGGCGGCGTCGACGGCGCCCCGACCACCGCGGCGTACAAGCTCAGCGTCGCCTTCTCGGGCCGCGACAACCAGGGGTCGGTGGGCTCGGGCGCGAACCTCACCCTCCCGAAGGAAACGGCGACCACCGCGGACACGTCGGTCTCCTACTGGCAGTCGACCATGGCCGACGCCCTGACCTGGTAGCCGGGGCGGCCGGTCACGCGCGGGCGGCTCAGAGCGCCCGCGCGACCTCCGTCGCCCAGTAGGTGAGGATCGTCCCCGCGCCGGCCCGCTTGATGCCGGTCAGGCTCTCCAGGATCGCCTTGTCCCGGTCGATCCAGCCCTTCTCGGCCGCCGCCTCGATCATCGCGTACTCACCACTGATCTGGTACGCGGCGACGGGCACGGCCACCTCGGCGGCGACCTTCGCGAGCACGTCCAGATACGGCCCGGCCGGCTTCACCATCACCATGTCCGCGCCCTCTTCGAGGTCGAGCGCCAACTCCCGGAGGGACTCACGGGAGTTGGCCGGGTCCTGCTGATAGGTCTTGCGGTCGCCCGTCAGCGACGAGCCGACCGCCTCCCGGAACGGGCCGTAGAACGCGGACGAATACTTCACCGCGTACGCCAGGACGGCCACGTCCTCCTTGCCGATGGTGTCCAGCGCGTCCCGTGCGACGCCGACCTGGCCGTCCATCATCCCGCTGGTCCCCACCACATGCGCACCCGCGTCGGCCTGCACCTGGGCCATCTCCGCGTACCGCTCCAGCGTCGCGTCGTTGTCGACGCGCCCGCCGGCGTCGAGCACCCCGCAGTGGCCGTGGTCGGTGTACTCGTCCAGACAGAGGTCGGACATGATCACCAGGTCGTCACCGACCTCCTCGCGCACGGCCCGGATCGCCACCTGGAGGATTCCCTCCGGGTCGGTCCCGGCCGTGCCGACCGCGTCCTTCTTCGCGTCCTCCGGCACCCCGAACAGCATGATCCCCGAGACGCCCGCGGACACGGCGTCCACGGCCGCCTTCCGCAGCGTGTCCAGGCTGTGCTGGACGACCCCGGGCATGGCCGAGATGGCCACGGGCTCGCCGACACCCTCCCGCACGAACGCGGGCAGGACCAGGTCGGCCGGGTGCAGCCGCGTCTCGGCGACCATGCGCCGCATCGCGGGGGTGGTCCGCAGCCGACGGGGCCGGGTGCCGGGGAAGGAACCGTACACAGTCATGGTGAGTCGCCTCATGAGTCCGGAAAGGGCGGTTGTTCGGTGCCCTTCCACGCTACGCCGCAAGGCCGGCTTCCCGGGACGGGTACCCCCGCCCCGGGACGCTCAGGTCGTACGCCGCCGCCTCGATCCCGGTCGCCGTTCGCTGGGCCGGGTGACCGTTTCTCCTGCCTCACGGGCCGCCTCCCGGCGCGCCGCGCCGAACGCCGCCAGCGCCTCAGCCAGCTTGTGCACCGAGGGCTCCGGCGCCAGCACGTCCACCCGCAGACCGTGCTCCTCCGCCGTCTTGGCGGTCGCCGGGCCGATGCACGCGATGACGGTCACGTTGTGCGGCTTGCCCGCGATGCCGACCAGATTCCGCACGGTGGACGACGAGGTGAACATCACCGCGTCGAAGCCCCCGCCCTTGATGGCCTCCCGCGTCTCGGCGGGCGGCGGCGACGCGCGCACGGTCCGGTAGGCCGTGACGTCGTCGACCTCCCAGCCCAGCTCGATCAGCCCGGCCACCAGCGTCTCCGTGGCGATGTCGGCGCGCGGCAGGAACACCCGGTCGATCGGGTCGAAGACCGGGTCGTACGGCGGCCAGTCCTCAAGGAGACCGGCTGCGGACTGCTCGCCGCTGGGCACCAGGTCCGGCTTGACGCCGAAGTCGACCAGCGCGGCGCCGGTCTGCTCGCCGACGGCGGCGACCTTGATCCCCGCGAAGGCACGGGCGTCCAGCCCGTACTCCTCGAACTTCTCCCTGACGGCCTTCACCGCGTTGACGGAGGTGAAGGCGATCCACTCGTAGCGCCCGGTGACGAGCCCCTTGACCGCGCGCTCCATCTGCTGGGGCGTACGAGGCGGTTCGACCGCGATGGTCGGGACCTCGTGCGGTACGGCCCCGTACGACCGAAGCTGGTCGGAGAGCGACGCGGCCTGCTCCTTCGTACGCGGGACGAGCACCTTCCAGCCGAACAGCTGCTTCGACTCGAACCACGCGAGCTGGTCGCGCTGCGCCGGCGCGCTGCGCTCCCCGACCACGGCTATGACCGGCTGGTGCCCGGCCGCCGACGGCAGGACCTTCGCCTGCTTCAGCGTGAGCGCGATCGTGCCGAGCGTCGCGGACCAGGTGCGCTGGCGCGTCGTCGTACCGGCGACGGTGACCGTCATCGGCGTGTCCGGCTTGCGGCCCGCGGCGACGAACTCGCCCGCGGTCGCGGCGACCGTGTCGAGCGTCGCCGAGACCACCACCGTGCCGTCGCTCGCGCCGAGTTCGGTCCAGCAGCGCTCACCGGCCGTACGGCTGTCGACGAACCTGACGTCGGTGCCCTGCGCGTCCCGCAGCGGCACGCCCGCGTAGGCGGGCACACCCACGGCGGCGGCGATACCGGGCACGACCTCGAAGGGAATGCCCGCAGCGGCGCACGCCAGCATCTCGGCGCCGGTGTCGCCGTCGAGACCGGGATCCCCGGTCACCGCACGGACGACCCGCTTGCCGCCCCGCGCGGCCTCCATGACAAGATTGACGGCATCCCTGATCGCGGGGATACCGGCGGCTGTTGACGCATCGTCAACAATCGTCAACTCAGGCGTGCTCACTCCCGCACGCGCATGGCCGCGTACGAGTTCGAGCACATCAGGCTCGGCGATCAGTACCTCCGCCCCCGCGAGCGCCTCGACGGCGCGGAGTGTCAGCAGACCCGGATCCCCGGGTCCGGCACCGAGGAAGGTGACGTGCCCTGATGCGGAGACGGCCGGATGATGGTCGGCGATGGGGCTCAAAGTGCTCGCTCCCCCATAAGACCGGCCGCACCCTTGGCGAGCATCTCGGACGCGAGTTCGCGACCGAGCGCGACGGCGTCGCCGTGCGACGTGGGTACGGGACCGGTGATGGACAACTGCACGAGCGTCGAGCCGTCGGTCGTGCCGACGACACCCCGCAGGCGCAGTTCGTTGACAAATCGCGCGTCCTGTCCGTCGCCCAGCAGGTCGGCCAGCGCACCCACAGGTGCGCTGCAGCCGGCCTCCAGGGCGGCGAGCAGGGAACGTTCCGCGGTGACGGCGATCCGCGTGTGCGGGTCGTCGAGGCCGGCGAGTGCGGCGGTGAGTTCCAGGTCGGAAGCCACGCATTCGACGGCGAGTGCCCCCTGGCCGGGGGCCGGCAGAACGGAGTCGACCGACAGGTAGTCGGTCACCTCGGCCGTCCTGCCGAGGCGGCCCAGACCGGCCGCGGCCAGCACGACCGCGTCGAGCTCACCGTCGTGGACGTAGCCGATCCGGGTGTCGATGTTCCCGCGTATCGGCACGGTCTCTATGAGACGGCCGTGGTCCCGGGCGTACGCGTTGAGCTGCGCGGTGCGCCGCGCGGAGCCCGTACCGATCCTGGCGCCGTGCGGCAGCCGGTCGAAGGTCAGCCCGTCGCGTGCGATGAGCACGTCCCTGGGGTCCTCACGGCGCGGTACGGCGGCCAGCGCCAGGGCGTCGGGCTGCGCGGTGGGCAGGTCCTTGAGCGAGTGGACGGCGAAGTCGACCTCACCGCGCAGCAGCGCGTCGCGCAGCGCGGTGACGAAGACACCGGTGCCGCCGATCTGGGACAGCTGCTCGCGGGAGGTGTCGCCGTACGTGGTGATCTCGACGAGCTCGACGGCCCGCCCGGTCAACTCCCGTACGGCGTCGGCCACTTGCCCGGACTGGGCCATGGCCAGTCTGCTGCGCCTGGTGCCGAGTCTCAGTGTCTTCCCGGTCATACCCGCCCTCGGTTCTTGACATCGACCGCGTTCCGGTCGCCGACCCCGCCCCGGTCCGCCCGGCTGACGGCGGCGACCGTCTGCGGGTCGAGGTCGAAAAGTTCGCGCAGCGCGTCGGCGTAACCGGCGCCGCCCGGCTCACCGGCGAGCTGCTTCACCCGCACGGTCGGAGCGTGCAGCAGTTTGTCCACGACGCGCCGTACGGTCTGGGTGATCTCCGCGCGC
The nucleotide sequence above comes from Streptomyces sp. NBC_01716. Encoded proteins:
- the hemB gene encoding porphobilinogen synthase — translated: MTVYGSFPGTRPRRLRTTPAMRRMVAETRLHPADLVLPAFVREGVGEPVAISAMPGVVQHSLDTLRKAAVDAVSAGVSGIMLFGVPEDAKKDAVGTAGTDPEGILQVAIRAVREEVGDDLVIMSDLCLDEYTDHGHCGVLDAGGRVDNDATLERYAEMAQVQADAGAHVVGTSGMMDGQVGVARDALDTIGKEDVAVLAYAVKYSSAFYGPFREAVGSSLTGDRKTYQQDPANSRESLRELALDLEEGADMVMVKPAGPYLDVLAKVAAEVAVPVAAYQISGEYAMIEAAAEKGWIDRDKAILESLTGIKRAGAGTILTYWATEVARAL
- a CDS encoding bifunctional uroporphyrinogen-III C-methyltransferase/uroporphyrinogen-III synthase → MSPIADHHPAVSASGHVTFLGAGPGDPGLLTLRAVEALAGAEVLIAEPDVLELVRGHARAGVSTPELTIVDDASTAAGIPAIRDAVNLVMEAARGGKRVVRAVTGDPGLDGDTGAEMLACAAAGIPFEVVPGIAAAVGVPAYAGVPLRDAQGTDVRFVDSRTAGERCWTELGASDGTVVVSATLDTVAATAGEFVAAGRKPDTPMTVTVAGTTTRQRTWSATLGTIALTLKQAKVLPSAAGHQPVIAVVGERSAPAQRDQLAWFESKQLFGWKVLVPRTKEQAASLSDQLRSYGAVPHEVPTIAVEPPRTPQQMERAVKGLVTGRYEWIAFTSVNAVKAVREKFEEYGLDARAFAGIKVAAVGEQTGAALVDFGVKPDLVPSGEQSAAGLLEDWPPYDPVFDPIDRVFLPRADIATETLVAGLIELGWEVDDVTAYRTVRASPPPAETREAIKGGGFDAVMFTSSSTVRNLVGIAGKPHNVTVIACIGPATAKTAEEHGLRVDVLAPEPSVHKLAEALAAFGAARREAAREAGETVTRPSERRPGSRRRRTT
- the hemC gene encoding hydroxymethylbilane synthase — translated: MTGKTLRLGTRRSRLAMAQSGQVADAVRELTGRAVELVEITTYGDTSREQLSQIGGTGVFVTALRDALLRGEVDFAVHSLKDLPTAQPDALALAAVPRREDPRDVLIARDGLTFDRLPHGARIGTGSARRTAQLNAYARDHGRLIETVPIRGNIDTRIGYVHDGELDAVVLAAAGLGRLGRTAEVTDYLSVDSVLPAPGQGALAVECVASDLELTAALAGLDDPHTRIAVTAERSLLAALEAGCSAPVGALADLLGDGQDARFVNELRLRGVVGTTDGSTLVQLSITGPVPTSHGDAVALGRELASEMLAKGAAGLMGERAL